The following proteins are encoded in a genomic region of Xanthomonas cassavae CFBP 4642:
- a CDS encoding L,D-transpeptidase family protein produces the protein MRLATSFRSVVLLALAGCSRLAIAAGPIDALEQARALIVVTTPDWNSTQARLQTFIRVDGRWRPAAAGFAVALGRHGSAWGDGRSPAGVFAIGPAFGYATRIDSAMPYQAMTATHYCMDVPASPLYNRIVDAAQVGQAAVAGSTEPMRLDLRTQGDGRYREGFVIAHNPEGVAGRGSCIFAHLWRSPGQVTAGCTAMDPADMQRLLAWLKPADHPLFVLLPRAEYARLQSQWQLPALDEAAP, from the coding sequence ATGCGCCTTGCCACATCGTTTCGATCCGTCGTGCTGTTGGCGCTGGCAGGCTGCAGCCGCCTCGCCATCGCTGCTGGTCCAATCGATGCCCTGGAGCAAGCACGCGCCTTGATCGTGGTGACCACCCCGGACTGGAACAGCACGCAAGCCCGGTTGCAGACCTTCATCCGTGTGGATGGCCGGTGGCGGCCGGCCGCAGCAGGATTTGCGGTCGCACTCGGCCGCCATGGCAGTGCCTGGGGCGACGGCCGGAGCCCGGCCGGGGTGTTCGCCATCGGCCCGGCCTTCGGCTACGCCACGCGCATCGACAGCGCCATGCCCTACCAGGCGATGACCGCCACCCATTACTGCATGGATGTTCCCGCCTCGCCGCTGTACAACCGCATCGTCGATGCGGCCCAGGTTGGCCAAGCGGCGGTGGCCGGCTCCACCGAGCCGATGCGGCTGGACCTGCGCACCCAGGGCGATGGACGTTACCGCGAAGGCTTTGTCATCGCACATAACCCCGAGGGCGTCGCCGGGCGCGGCAGCTGCATCTTCGCGCATCTGTGGCGCAGCCCGGGCCAGGTCACGGCCGGCTGCACGGCAATGGATCCTGCCGACATGCAACGCCTGCTCGCCTGGTTGAAACCGGCCGACCATCCGTTGTTCGTGCTGTTGCCGCGCGCCGAGTACGCGCGCCTGCAATCGCAATGGCAGCTGCCAGCCCTGGACGAGGCCGCGCCATGA